A genome region from Mesorhizobium sp. B2-1-8 includes the following:
- a CDS encoding glycosyltransferase family 4 protein: MLRTLRPRKRRILMTVDAMGGVWRYALDLGRELVSGGDSIVFAGLGPQPSRQQAEEARTFATLIWLNTPLDWMTRDAGDLDGLPRELRAPMRDHAIDLVHLNAPTEAVGLDAPCPVIVVSHSCVTTWFHSVRGQALDSAWSWQKECNRRGFERADAVIAPSGSHAQLLETCYGPIARLHVVGNGARPVPHVEHRQPLVFAAARWWDEGKNVAAVDQAASLTQWPIFTAGSMHGPNGERATVDHAVPLGALPYDEVRSLMARAGIFVSPSLYEPFGLAALEAAMSATPLVLSDIPTYRELWDGAAMFFDARDPHDLAACINRLSSDAGHRGELGQAALRRSRRYTLARQAVAMRDVYEKAALAVAER; the protein is encoded by the coding sequence ATGTTGCGGACACTGAGGCCGCGCAAACGGCGCATCCTGATGACGGTCGACGCCATGGGCGGAGTATGGCGCTATGCGCTTGACCTCGGCCGGGAACTGGTCAGTGGCGGCGACAGCATCGTGTTCGCCGGTCTGGGGCCGCAACCATCCAGGCAGCAGGCCGAGGAGGCGCGGACCTTCGCAACGCTGATCTGGTTGAACACGCCGCTCGATTGGATGACCCGCGACGCCGGCGATCTGGACGGCTTGCCGCGGGAGTTGCGTGCGCCGATGCGTGACCATGCCATCGACCTCGTGCACCTCAACGCGCCGACGGAGGCGGTGGGATTGGATGCGCCCTGCCCAGTCATAGTCGTTTCGCATTCATGCGTAACGACATGGTTCCATTCCGTCAGGGGACAGGCGTTGGACAGCGCATGGAGCTGGCAGAAAGAGTGCAACAGGCGCGGCTTCGAAAGGGCCGATGCGGTCATCGCGCCGAGCGGCAGTCATGCCCAGTTGCTTGAGACGTGCTATGGCCCGATCGCACGCCTCCACGTCGTCGGAAATGGCGCACGTCCGGTCCCGCACGTCGAACACCGCCAGCCGCTGGTCTTCGCCGCCGCCCGCTGGTGGGACGAGGGAAAGAACGTGGCGGCGGTCGACCAGGCCGCCTCCTTGACGCAATGGCCCATCTTTACAGCCGGTTCGATGCACGGCCCGAACGGCGAGCGTGCCACCGTCGACCACGCCGTTCCTCTCGGGGCACTGCCGTATGACGAGGTGCGCTCCTTGATGGCCCGCGCCGGCATTTTTGTATCGCCATCGCTCTACGAACCGTTCGGCCTGGCGGCGCTGGAAGCGGCTATGTCGGCAACGCCCCTGGTGCTCTCGGACATCCCGACCTATCGCGAATTATGGGACGGGGCCGCGATGTTCTTCGACGCGCGCGACCCGCATGATCTGGCTGCCTGCATCAATCGCCTTTCTAGCGATGCCGGGCACAGGGGGGAACTCGGTCAGGCAGCCCTCCGCCGCAGCCGCAGGTACACGCTGGCGAGGCAGGCAGTGGCCATGCGCGATGTCTACGAAAAGGCGGCGCTGGCCGTGGCTGAGCGCTGA
- a CDS encoding glycosyltransferase family protein: MRFLFYTHSLVSDWNHGNAHFLRGVMRELVARRHQAIALEPADGWSRSSLLAEKGSYAIERFRKDFPELMPVTYDAGFDHEAWIAEADVVIVHEWTDPELVARIGRVRAGGGNFILLFHDTHHRAVSAAEAISALRLEHYDGVLAFGEALRESYLRAGWGKRVFTWHEAADDRLFKPHPEIHRTSDLVWIGNWGDDERTAELREFLIEPVRDLGLEATVHGVRYPKPALADLAAGGLCYEGWIANAEVPKAFAAHRVTVHIPRRPYRESLPGIPTIRMFEALACGIPLISAPWSDVEQLFRPGVDFLFAEDGIQMRQHIQAVLADSDFATSLVASGLETIRSRHTCRHRVNELFDVLSQCTNRHTAHPTAAKEAAA; encoded by the coding sequence ATGCGCTTCCTGTTCTACACCCACTCCCTCGTCTCAGACTGGAACCACGGCAATGCCCATTTCCTTCGGGGCGTCATGCGGGAGTTGGTAGCCCGCCGGCATCAGGCCATTGCTCTGGAGCCGGCGGACGGTTGGAGCCGGTCGAGCCTGCTGGCCGAGAAGGGATCCTACGCGATCGAACGTTTCCGCAAGGATTTCCCCGAATTGATGCCGGTGACCTATGATGCCGGGTTCGACCACGAAGCCTGGATCGCCGAGGCCGACGTGGTGATCGTCCACGAATGGACCGACCCGGAGCTTGTCGCTCGTATAGGCCGTGTCCGGGCCGGTGGCGGCAACTTCATCCTTCTGTTTCACGACACTCATCACCGGGCCGTGTCGGCCGCCGAAGCAATCTCGGCGCTCCGTCTGGAGCATTATGACGGCGTTCTCGCCTTTGGCGAAGCGCTGCGCGAGAGCTATCTGCGCGCCGGCTGGGGCAAGCGTGTCTTCACCTGGCATGAAGCGGCGGACGATCGCCTGTTCAAGCCCCACCCGGAGATCCACCGCACGTCCGATCTGGTCTGGATCGGAAACTGGGGCGACGACGAACGGACCGCCGAACTCAGGGAGTTTCTGATCGAACCGGTGCGCGATCTCGGCCTTGAGGCCACTGTTCACGGTGTGCGCTATCCCAAGCCGGCACTTGCCGACCTGGCCGCCGGTGGCCTGTGCTACGAAGGGTGGATCGCCAACGCCGAAGTGCCCAAAGCGTTTGCCGCGCATCGTGTCACGGTGCACATTCCGCGGCGCCCCTACCGTGAAAGCCTGCCCGGTATTCCAACGATCCGCATGTTCGAGGCCCTCGCCTGCGGCATCCCGCTGATTTCAGCGCCATGGTCGGATGTCGAGCAGCTTTTCAGACCCGGCGTCGACTTCCTGTTTGCCGAGGATGGCATCCAAATGCGGCAACACATTCAGGCGGTGCTGGCCGATTCCGATTTCGCAACCTCCCTGGTGGCCTCGGGTCTTGAGACCATCCGTTCGCGACACACCTGCCGGCACCGCGTCAACGAGTTGTTCGACGTGCTGTCGCAATGCACGAATCGGCACACCGCTCACCCGACCGCCGCAAAGGAAGCCGCCGCATGA
- a CDS encoding glycosyltransferase family protein: MKIAFYGSSLLSSYWNGAATYYRGLLKALSQLGYEITFYEPDVYDRQKNRDIEAPEWCTVVVYEATGHALIQVAARAAEADIVVKASGVGFEDEALLRAVLDHARSDALTVFWDVDAPATLAQLRGEPDHPLHHALQEIDLVLTYGGGDPVVWAYRAMGANECVPIYNALDPETHHPVAGNARFACDLAFLGNRLPDREARVGSFFLDPASQLPRQRFLLGGSGWGDKRLPANVDWLGHVGTRDHNAFNVTPKAVLNISRDSMAANGFSPATRVFEAAGAGACLITDSWLGVDLFLKPGEEILVARDGGDVAEIMRALTPGRAKAIGQAALRRVLADHTYALRATVADEVFKRHLTHGTVEAAE; the protein is encoded by the coding sequence ATGAAGATCGCATTCTATGGATCGAGCCTTTTGTCGTCCTATTGGAACGGTGCCGCGACCTATTACCGTGGCTTGCTGAAGGCGCTTTCCCAACTGGGCTACGAAATCACCTTCTACGAGCCCGACGTCTATGACAGGCAGAAGAACCGGGACATCGAGGCGCCGGAATGGTGCACCGTCGTCGTTTACGAGGCGACCGGGCATGCCCTGATACAGGTGGCGGCGCGTGCGGCCGAGGCCGACATCGTCGTCAAGGCGAGCGGCGTCGGTTTCGAGGACGAGGCGCTGCTGCGCGCCGTCCTGGACCACGCCCGCAGCGATGCGCTCACGGTATTCTGGGACGTGGATGCACCGGCCACGCTCGCCCAGTTGCGCGGGGAGCCGGACCACCCGCTGCATCACGCGCTGCAGGAAATCGACCTCGTATTGACGTATGGCGGCGGCGATCCTGTCGTTTGGGCCTATCGTGCCATGGGCGCAAACGAGTGCGTGCCGATCTATAACGCGCTCGATCCAGAAACGCATCACCCGGTCGCCGGCAATGCCCGCTTTGCCTGCGATCTGGCATTCCTCGGCAACAGGCTGCCGGATCGTGAAGCACGTGTGGGATCCTTCTTCCTCGATCCCGCGAGCCAGCTGCCGCGACAACGGTTTCTGCTCGGCGGATCGGGCTGGGGCGACAAGCGGCTCCCCGCCAATGTCGACTGGCTCGGCCATGTCGGGACCCGCGATCACAACGCCTTCAATGTGACGCCAAAGGCCGTGCTGAATATCAGCCGCGACAGCATGGCGGCCAATGGTTTTTCACCGGCCACGCGTGTCTTCGAGGCGGCAGGCGCCGGCGCCTGCCTTATCACCGATTCGTGGTTGGGCGTGGATCTGTTCCTGAAACCCGGCGAGGAAATCCTTGTGGCGCGCGACGGTGGCGATGTCGCCGAAATCATGCGGGCGCTGACCCCTGGTCGGGCAAAGGCAATCGGCCAGGCCGCACTTCGCCGCGTTCTCGCCGACCATACCTACGCGTTGCGGGCGACCGTGGCTGATGAAGTCTTCAAACGGCATTTGACGCATGGGACCGTGGAGGCAGCTGAGTGA
- a CDS encoding glycosyltransferase family protein encodes MTTQLNIVFLGLSLSSSWGNGHATTFRGLLKGLHDLGHRVTFLERDVPWYANHRDLRDPDFCSLRYYDTVQELQRDYARCLQEADVVVIGSFVPEGRAVIDIVASLCKGQFCFYDVDTPVTLAKLSADDCDYLSWRQIPYFDIYFSFAGGPVLTDLAQTFGARRAEPLYCSVDPERHYRTADSIRWDLGYLGTYSMDRQATLNALLLEPAHRMPDRRFVVAGSQYPSDLDWPDNVERIEHLSPADHAAFYSRQRYTLNVTRSSMIAAGWSPSVRLFEAAACGTPIISDRSPGLDSFFPASTIHTAKKSDDVVAILSRESARTRLAMADRARELVLASHTGVARAREFITALTQKGTVVLDLNIGSAA; translated from the coding sequence GTGACCACGCAGTTGAATATCGTTTTTCTCGGCCTGTCGCTGTCCTCGTCCTGGGGAAACGGCCACGCCACCACCTTTCGAGGTCTGCTGAAGGGCCTTCACGATCTCGGCCACCGCGTTACTTTTCTGGAGCGCGATGTGCCGTGGTACGCCAATCACCGCGATTTGCGCGATCCGGATTTCTGCTCCTTGCGCTATTACGATACCGTACAGGAACTGCAACGCGACTACGCACGGTGCCTGCAAGAGGCCGACGTCGTGGTCATCGGTTCTTTCGTGCCGGAAGGGCGCGCAGTCATCGACATCGTCGCTTCACTTTGCAAGGGACAATTCTGCTTTTACGACGTCGACACGCCTGTGACTCTGGCGAAGCTGTCGGCGGACGATTGCGACTATTTGAGCTGGCGCCAGATCCCCTACTTCGACATCTATTTCTCTTTCGCCGGCGGCCCAGTGCTTACCGATCTGGCGCAGACCTTCGGTGCGCGTCGCGCCGAGCCGCTCTACTGTTCGGTCGATCCGGAACGGCATTACCGCACCGCGGATTCGATCCGCTGGGATCTCGGCTATCTCGGCACCTACAGCATGGACCGACAGGCCACGCTGAATGCGCTCCTGCTCGAGCCTGCACATCGCATGCCGGATCGGCGTTTCGTGGTGGCCGGCTCGCAATATCCCTCCGACCTCGACTGGCCCGACAACGTCGAGCGGATCGAACATTTGTCGCCGGCCGATCACGCCGCATTCTACAGCCGTCAGCGCTATACGCTGAACGTCACACGCAGTTCCATGATTGCCGCGGGATGGTCGCCCAGCGTGCGACTTTTCGAGGCCGCCGCTTGCGGCACGCCGATCATCAGCGATCGCTCGCCAGGCCTCGACAGTTTCTTTCCCGCATCGACGATCCACACCGCCAAGAAGTCGGATGATGTCGTCGCGATTCTGTCCCGGGAATCGGCTCGTACACGTCTCGCCATGGCAGACCGGGCACGCGAACTCGTCCTTGCCTCCCACACCGGTGTGGCCAGGGCTCGCGAATTCATCACGGCGCTTACGCAAAAAGGGACGGTGGTCCTCGATCTCAATATCGGAAGTGCAGCATGA
- a CDS encoding UDP-glucuronic acid decarboxylase family protein codes for MRQTKKAPRAKTVLVAGGAGFLGSHLCEALLRDDWRVICADNFLTGRMENINAIMDHPGFRLIEQDICRPLHLGEPVDRIFNLACAASPPRYQADPIHTTRTCVIGTLNLLELAARKDARLLQASTSEVYGDPEQHPQREDYVGHVNCIGPRACYDEGKRTAETLCFDYLRAANADARVARIFNTYGPRMDPADGRIVSNLIMQALEKRPLTIFGDGLQTRSFCYVSDLIDGLMRLMDIAPNPGKPINLGNPGEFTIMQLAALVKAMTGTKSDMTFLPLPQDDPRRRQPDISRAKELLGWTPRVPLNQGLARTIDYFASLEGGQIGDEIPGRATRARAMSGGLQNLPA; via the coding sequence ATGCGACAAACAAAAAAAGCGCCAAGGGCAAAGACGGTGCTCGTTGCCGGTGGCGCGGGCTTCCTCGGATCGCATCTTTGCGAAGCATTGTTACGCGATGACTGGCGCGTGATCTGCGCCGACAATTTTCTCACCGGGCGCATGGAGAACATCAACGCGATCATGGACCATCCGGGTTTCCGGTTGATCGAGCAGGATATCTGCCGTCCGTTGCACCTTGGTGAGCCGGTGGACCGCATCTTCAACCTGGCATGCGCCGCGTCACCGCCGCGTTACCAGGCCGATCCGATCCACACCACACGAACCTGCGTCATCGGAACGTTGAACCTGCTTGAACTCGCTGCTCGCAAGGATGCCCGATTGCTGCAGGCCTCCACGAGTGAAGTGTATGGCGATCCGGAACAACATCCGCAGAGGGAGGATTATGTCGGCCACGTGAACTGCATCGGCCCACGCGCCTGCTACGACGAGGGCAAGCGCACTGCCGAAACACTTTGCTTCGACTATCTGAGAGCCGCCAACGCCGATGCTCGTGTCGCACGTATCTTCAATACCTACGGGCCGAGAATGGACCCGGCGGACGGCCGCATCGTCTCGAACCTCATCATGCAGGCCTTGGAGAAGCGCCCGCTGACGATCTTCGGCGACGGCTTGCAGACGCGATCTTTCTGCTACGTCTCCGATCTGATCGATGGGTTGATGCGTCTGATGGATATCGCTCCGAATCCGGGAAAGCCGATCAACCTGGGCAATCCCGGAGAATTCACCATTATGCAGCTGGCGGCATTGGTGAAGGCGATGACCGGCACCAAGTCGGACATGACGTTTCTGCCGCTGCCGCAGGACGATCCTCGACGTAGGCAGCCTGACATATCGCGCGCGAAAGAACTGCTCGGCTGGACGCCGAGAGTGCCTCTCAACCAGGGGCTCGCGCGGACGATCGACTATTTCGCTTCGCTCGAAGGCGGCCAGATCGGCGATGAAATACCCGGTCGCGCCACAAGGGCGAGGGCTATGTCAGGCGGGCTGCAGAACCTCCCTGCCTGA
- a CDS encoding inositol-3-phosphate synthase, which translates to MGSKKIRVGIVGVGNCASSLVQGLSYYRDAKSNEPVPGLMHVDLGGYHVDDIEIVCAFDVAKSKVGRDVAEAIYAAPNNTFRFADAPTTGVRVERGPTLDGIGKYLRNEIEEAPEPVANVSGILRDSGADVLVSYLPVGSEEATHFYAECALEAGCAFVNCIPVFIASRPEWRRRFEQRGLPLVGDDIKSQVGATIVHRLLANVFRERGVRIDRTYQLNFGGNTDFLNMLERERLESKKISKTQAVTSQLDVPLEPGNIHVGPSDHVPWLTDRKWAYIRVEGTTFGGVPLNAELKLEVWDSPNSAGVVIDAVRCAKLALDRGIAGALTGPCSYFMKSPPEQFTDAEARQRTLAFIAGKDEPLLDAAE; encoded by the coding sequence GTGGGATCGAAAAAGATTCGTGTTGGCATCGTTGGAGTCGGCAATTGCGCGTCGTCCTTGGTGCAGGGTCTCTCCTATTATCGTGATGCGAAAAGCAATGAACCGGTCCCGGGCCTGATGCATGTCGATCTCGGTGGCTATCACGTCGACGACATCGAAATTGTCTGTGCATTCGATGTCGCCAAGAGCAAGGTTGGTCGCGACGTCGCGGAGGCGATCTACGCCGCCCCGAACAACACATTCCGTTTTGCCGACGCACCGACGACCGGTGTTCGCGTCGAGCGCGGGCCGACGCTCGACGGGATCGGCAAATATCTGCGCAACGAGATCGAAGAGGCGCCAGAGCCGGTTGCCAACGTCAGCGGGATCTTGCGCGACAGCGGAGCCGATGTGCTGGTCTCCTACCTGCCGGTGGGTTCGGAGGAGGCGACGCACTTCTATGCTGAATGCGCGCTCGAGGCCGGCTGCGCCTTCGTCAACTGCATACCGGTTTTCATCGCCTCGCGTCCGGAATGGCGGCGGCGCTTCGAGCAACGCGGGCTGCCACTGGTAGGCGACGACATCAAGAGCCAGGTCGGCGCGACGATCGTGCACCGGCTGCTGGCTAATGTCTTTCGCGAGCGCGGCGTGCGCATCGATCGCACTTATCAGCTGAATTTCGGCGGCAACACCGACTTTCTTAACATGTTGGAACGTGAGCGGCTGGAATCGAAGAAGATCTCCAAGACGCAAGCGGTGACCAGCCAGCTGGATGTTCCCCTGGAGCCCGGCAACATCCATGTGGGACCCAGCGACCATGTGCCTTGGCTCACCGACCGCAAATGGGCGTACATCCGTGTCGAAGGCACGACCTTCGGCGGCGTGCCGCTTAATGCCGAGCTCAAGCTGGAAGTGTGGGATTCGCCCAATTCAGCCGGCGTGGTGATCGACGCGGTGCGTTGCGCCAAGCTGGCGCTCGACCGCGGCATCGCCGGAGCGCTCACGGGTCCTTGCAGCTACTTCATGAAGTCACCTCCCGAACAGTTCACCGACGCCGAAGCCCGACAGCGGACGCTCGCTTTCATCGCCGGCAAGGACGAGCCTTTGCTGGATGCCGCGGAATGA
- a CDS encoding histidine phosphatase family protein, which yields MTTTFFLIRHAAHDNVGSYLAGRMAGVCLGETGKAQAEHLGGRMARETIAAVLCSPRERTQETALPVALACGVGEIAIRAELDEIDFGDWSGKTFDELNDDAGWRAWNDQRQEARTPSGETMLDVQQRIVSLMNDVRELRQNQCIALISHADVIKAAVCKVLGLSVGDCFRFDIDPASITTIVSGDWGSKLLRMNEVA from the coding sequence ATGACGACGACGTTCTTCTTGATCCGCCATGCTGCGCACGACAATGTCGGCTCTTATCTTGCCGGGCGCATGGCCGGCGTTTGCCTTGGCGAGACCGGAAAAGCTCAAGCAGAGCACCTTGGCGGGCGCATGGCCCGAGAGACAATCGCCGCCGTCTTGTGCAGCCCACGCGAGCGCACGCAGGAGACGGCGCTACCGGTTGCTCTCGCCTGCGGTGTCGGTGAAATCGCGATCCGCGCCGAACTCGACGAAATCGACTTCGGCGACTGGTCTGGAAAGACCTTCGATGAATTGAATGACGACGCCGGTTGGCGGGCGTGGAACGACCAGCGGCAGGAGGCAAGGACACCGAGCGGCGAGACCATGCTGGATGTCCAGCAGCGCATCGTCTCGCTGATGAACGACGTCCGCGAGCTGCGTCAGAACCAATGCATCGCCCTGATCAGCCATGCCGACGTTATCAAGGCCGCCGTCTGCAAGGTGCTCGGCTTGTCAGTCGGCGATTGCTTTCGCTTCGACATAGATCCCGCCTCGATCACGACGATCGTGTCGGGCGACTGGGGCTCAAAGCTCCTGCGAATGAATGAAGTTGCCTGA
- a CDS encoding glycosyltransferase family protein: MRMVIFGLTVTSSWGNGHATLWRGLIRALARLGWSITFFERDTPYYAGTRDLDQLDGGNVVIYPDWEDIRRVAERAMKQADVVVVTSYCPDAVEASRLAQQASRGLRVFYDLDTPVTLARVEHGERPPYFGPEGLADYHLVLSYTGGSAIEALKTVLGARHVMPLYGHVDPDRHRPAEKRAEFAGDLSYLGTYAADRQAGVEKLLVRPAMRLPDQRFIIGGAQYPQEFPWSDNIFFVRHLPPADHPAFFSSSRLTLNVTREAMAQKGWCPSGRLFEAAACGAAIVTDAWPGLADFFEPGREVLLAHDTDDVVAALQLPELELDGIRRRARERVLSEHTSAKRAAELDKILVDASQNPVGEPMEEAV, encoded by the coding sequence ATGCGGATGGTCATTTTCGGTCTCACCGTTACATCTTCATGGGGGAACGGCCATGCCACGTTATGGCGCGGGCTGATCCGCGCCCTCGCCCGGCTGGGCTGGTCCATCACCTTTTTCGAACGCGACACTCCCTACTATGCCGGGACCCGCGATCTGGATCAGCTCGACGGCGGCAACGTCGTCATCTATCCGGACTGGGAGGACATTCGCCGCGTCGCGGAACGGGCAATGAAGCAAGCGGATGTCGTTGTCGTCACCTCCTACTGCCCCGACGCCGTCGAAGCTTCCCGCCTTGCCCAGCAGGCAAGTCGCGGGCTGCGCGTCTTCTACGATCTCGACACTCCAGTCACGCTTGCCCGCGTCGAACACGGCGAGCGTCCGCCCTATTTCGGACCAGAGGGCCTTGCCGATTACCATCTCGTCCTGAGCTACACCGGCGGCTCGGCGATCGAGGCGCTGAAGACGGTTCTGGGTGCGCGTCACGTAATGCCGCTCTATGGGCATGTCGATCCGGACAGGCACCGGCCGGCAGAGAAGCGGGCCGAATTCGCCGGCGATCTGTCATATCTCGGGACCTACGCGGCAGATCGCCAGGCCGGCGTCGAAAAGCTGCTGGTCCGCCCGGCCATGCGCCTGCCTGATCAGCGCTTCATCATTGGCGGCGCGCAATATCCGCAGGAATTCCCGTGGAGCGACAACATCTTCTTCGTCAGGCATCTGCCGCCCGCCGACCATCCGGCGTTCTTCTCATCGTCGCGGCTGACGCTCAACGTCACGCGGGAAGCGATGGCGCAAAAAGGCTGGTGCCCGTCGGGACGGCTCTTCGAAGCGGCTGCGTGTGGGGCTGCCATCGTTACCGATGCATGGCCAGGCCTCGCGGACTTCTTCGAACCCGGCCGCGAAGTCCTGCTGGCGCATGACACGGATGATGTGGTCGCCGCGCTGCAATTGCCGGAGCTTGAACTCGACGGCATCCGAAGGCGTGCCCGCGAGCGGGTCTTGAGCGAGCACACTTCCGCCAAGCGTGCAGCGGAACTGGATAAAATCCTGGTCGACGCCTCGCAAAATCCGGTCGGCGAACCGATGGAGGAAGCAGTCTGA
- a CDS encoding sugar phosphate nucleotidyltransferase: MLGIVPAAGRGSRIQPLGFSKELLPVGSRIDGQTERPCAVSEYLVRRMVKAGVDKICFIIGSGKSDILEYYAAGYGDATALFVVQPNPVGLCDAIFRAVPLVASDEVVLVGLPDTIWFPEDGFCHLPDDQLSFLLFPVDRPEFFDAVCTEDDERVIEIQVKRQDASTNWVWGAFKMPGHILHRLAVLWRERDRRDEYIGTLINAYLAAGGVAHGVKAGSAYVDVGTFNGYRTALRLLEDGVPSAPHQPAAIMPGTHSHVPVVPGEGG; this comes from the coding sequence ATGTTGGGCATTGTGCCCGCTGCCGGACGTGGCAGCCGCATTCAACCGCTCGGTTTCTCGAAGGAGCTGCTGCCGGTTGGCAGCCGGATCGACGGCCAGACCGAACGTCCCTGCGCAGTAAGCGAGTATCTGGTGCGGCGCATGGTGAAGGCCGGCGTCGACAAGATCTGCTTCATCATCGGATCGGGCAAATCCGACATTCTGGAATACTACGCAGCCGGCTACGGCGACGCGACGGCCCTCTTTGTGGTGCAGCCCAACCCCGTCGGCCTCTGCGATGCGATTTTCCGGGCAGTGCCCCTCGTGGCGTCAGACGAGGTCGTCCTGGTCGGTCTTCCAGATACGATCTGGTTTCCCGAGGACGGTTTCTGTCATTTGCCCGACGATCAGCTTTCATTTCTGCTCTTCCCCGTTGACCGCCCGGAATTCTTCGACGCCGTCTGCACCGAGGACGACGAGCGCGTGATCGAAATCCAGGTCAAGCGACAGGATGCCTCCACGAACTGGGTTTGGGGCGCGTTCAAGATGCCCGGTCATATCCTGCATCGGCTTGCGGTACTGTGGCGCGAGCGGGACCGCCGTGACGAATACATCGGCACATTGATCAACGCCTACCTTGCGGCCGGCGGTGTGGCCCACGGTGTCAAGGCTGGGTCCGCTTATGTCGATGTCGGTACCTTCAACGGCTATCGCACAGCCCTACGGTTGCTTGAAGACGGCGTCCCATCCGCCCCTCACCAGCCCGCCGCGATCATGCCCGGCACGCACTCGCATGTTCCCGTTGTCCCCGGCGAAGGAGGCTGA